One Periplaneta americana isolate PAMFEO1 chromosome 8, P.americana_PAMFEO1_priV1, whole genome shotgun sequence genomic region harbors:
- the LOC138704314 gene encoding uncharacterized protein yields MMCLLLGEILFFILLLQCATAFGAVMSLDRKNDLSRAVYLYIAVTYTAVIYCGFGTVLSQEYESVSNAAMSSDWVGAPVSFQKSISFMIAIANHGFTPTAAKFVPVSNSTLMNMISESISLFMFLLTMKDKND; encoded by the exons ATGATGTGCCTTCTTCTGGGAGAAATTCTTTTCTTCATACTTCTGTTGCAATGCGCCACTGCCTTTGGGGCTGTTATG AGTTTGGACAGAAAGAATGATTTATCCAGAGCGGTGTATTTGTACATCGCAGTAACATATACGGCGGTCATCTATTGCGGTTTTGGAACCGTGTTATCTCAAGAG TATGAGTCAGTGAGCAATGCGGCCATGTCTTCCGACTGGGTTGGAGCTCCTGTGTCATTCCAGAAGTCCATATCTTTTATGATAGCAATAGCAAATCATGGATTTACGCCGACGGCTGCAAAGTTCGTACCTGTTTCCAATTCTACTCTCATGAAC ATGATAAGCGAGTCCATTTCCTTGTTCATGTTCTTGCTGACGATGAAAGACAAGAATGACTAA